One genomic region from Anopheles bellator chromosome 2, idAnoBellAS_SP24_06.2, whole genome shotgun sequence encodes:
- the LOC131210489 gene encoding tRNA-dihydrouridine(20a/20b) synthase [NAD(P)+]-like — MENKIKTNIRELFESAAERRTFLKMCAPMVRYSRLEFRNLVRSFGTDLAFTSMIMADSFCRSEKARLNEFTTNKDDTPLIAQFAANNAIDFLSATEMVYPYVDGVDLNCGCPQRWAMADGYGSAMLKTPELIADLLATVRRNMPSSFSVSVKVRLLSNQTIKHTVDMCRQLEATGIHFLTVHGRTAAEKTNVPVHKEAIRELKQSLTVPLVANGDIFTLEDAQEMHQLTRCDGVMAARGILSNPALFSGSKSTPPECVARWLNICEQADTDMTFQCMHHHFSFMTESLLAKRERVVLNNLGKDKSKVYDFIRKHIPLPEAAPGGGTFEFPSKLCCTYSEDKFRARSRESRTALDTERADGNENYNPDATDGSFFQSKREELGHQPQFASDGADFMDGGCILFDE; from the exons ATGGAG aataaaattaaaaccaacatACGGGAACTCTTCGAGTCGGCAGCGGAGCGTCGAACCTTTCTGAAGATGTGTGCTCCGATGGTGCGATACAGCAG GCTCGAATTTCGCAATCTGGTTCGCTCGTTTGGCACTGACCTTGCGTTCACCAGCATGATTATGGCTGACTCGTTTTGTCGGAGCGAAAAGGCGCGTTTGAATGAATTCACAACCAACAAAG ACGACACCCCGCTGATAGCACAGTTCGCGGCGAACAACGCGATCGACTTTCTGTCCGCCACCGAAATGGTCTATCC ATACGTCGACGGTGTCGATCTAAACTGTGGATGCCCGCAGCGTTGGGCGATGGCCGACGGTTACGGTAGTGCAATGCTCAAGACACCCGAACTAATTGCCGATCTGCTCGCCACGGTCCGACGCAACATGCCTAGCAGCTTCAGTGTTTCGGTGAAAGTGCGATTGCTCTCGAATCAAACGATCAAACACACGGTCGATATGTGCCGCCAGCTTGAGGCCACGGGGATCCACTTCCTGACCGTGCACGGACGAACGGCGGCCGAAAAAACGAACGTTCCCGTACACAAGGAGGCGATTCGGGAACTGAAACAGTCGCTCACGGTTCCGCTGGTAGCGAACGGTGATATTTTCACACTCGAGGACGCCCAGGAAATGCACCAACTGACCAGATGCGATG GTGTGATGGCAGCCCGTGGCATACTCTCGAATCCGGCCCTGTTTTCCGGCAGCAAAAGCACACCGCCCGAGTGCGTGGCACGATGGCTGAACATTTGCGAGCAAGCCGACACCGACATGACGTTCCAGTGTATGCATCACCATTTTTCCTTCATGACCGAATCGTTGCTTGCCAAACGGGAACGGGTGGTGCTGAACAATCTGGGAAAGGACAAGAGTAAGGTGTACGATTTCATCCGGAAACACATACCCCTTCCCGAAGCAGCTCCCGGAGGAGGTACGTTCGAGTTCCCCTCCAAACTGTGCTGCACGTACAGCGAAGACAAGTTCCGAGCGCGAAGCCGCGAATCCCGGACGGCGCTGGATACCGAGCGCGCCGATGGCAACGAGAACTACAACCCGGATGCAACGGATGGTAGCTTCTTCCAAAGCAAACGTGAGGAACTGGGCCACCAGCCTCAGTTTGCAAGCGATGGGGCCGATTTTATGGACGGAGGTTGTATTCTGTTTGACGaataa